A stretch of the Bradyrhizobium arachidis genome encodes the following:
- a CDS encoding glutamine--tRNA ligase/YqeY domain fusion protein → MRRKVPQQNDVGEAGASASNFIRGIIASDVETGRTRVVVTRFPPEPNGFLHLGHAKSIVLNYELAKEFCGRCNLRLDDTNPAKERVEYIDAIKRDVQWLGFDWAQGLHFASDYFEQLYAWACHLVRIGKAYVDDQSAHDIREGRGTLTSPGRNSPFRDRSVKENAELFARMRAGEFRNGERVLRAKIDMASANVNLRDPVIYRVLNASHPRTGTAWHIYPSYDFAHGQCDAIEGVSHSLCTLEFEDHRPLYDWFLDNLPVPSRPRQYEFARLGITHTVLSKRVLTELVRDGRVAGWDDPRMPTLAGLRRRGVPPEAVRRFICGVGVSKANSMVDDGVLDAAIRNVLNERAPRRLAVLKPLKVTIENYYAGRIEELDAPNHPANPTFGTRVVRFSREVYIEQDDFHEAPSYGFRRLAPGREVRLRYAYLVTCHDVVKDAAGRVVELRCTYDPDSRSGAGGRKVGATIHWVSAVDALPAEVRLYGRLFSAASPSLTDLAADLDPHSLQTLSGCLVERATGSDPHGQALQFERQGYFTHDDDSCPEKLVFNRTASLRESPGKPQPPRSNSLLQPRQRRTV, encoded by the coding sequence GTGAGGCGGAAGGTGCCTCAACAGAACGACGTCGGAGAAGCGGGCGCGAGCGCCAGCAATTTCATCCGCGGCATCATAGCGTCTGACGTCGAGACCGGCCGCACGCGTGTCGTGGTCACGCGCTTTCCACCCGAGCCGAACGGCTTCCTCCACCTGGGACACGCGAAGTCGATCGTTCTGAATTACGAGCTTGCGAAGGAATTCTGCGGCCGCTGCAACTTGCGCCTCGACGATACGAACCCGGCAAAGGAGAGGGTGGAGTACATCGACGCGATCAAGCGCGACGTCCAGTGGCTCGGATTCGATTGGGCGCAGGGCCTCCACTTCGCCTCCGACTACTTCGAGCAGCTCTACGCGTGGGCCTGCCATCTCGTTCGCATCGGCAAGGCCTACGTGGACGACCAGTCCGCACACGATATCAGAGAGGGCAGGGGGACATTGACGAGCCCTGGGCGTAACAGCCCGTTCCGCGACCGCAGCGTGAAGGAAAATGCTGAGTTGTTCGCGCGGATGCGCGCCGGCGAGTTCAGGAACGGCGAGCGGGTTCTCCGCGCGAAAATCGACATGGCGTCAGCGAACGTCAACCTGCGCGACCCGGTCATCTACCGTGTTCTCAACGCCAGCCATCCGCGCACCGGCACGGCCTGGCACATCTACCCGAGCTATGACTTCGCGCACGGCCAGTGCGACGCCATCGAAGGGGTGAGCCACTCGCTGTGCACCCTCGAGTTCGAGGATCACCGACCTCTTTACGACTGGTTCCTCGACAACCTCCCGGTGCCATCGCGACCCCGACAGTATGAGTTCGCTCGCCTGGGTATTACGCATACGGTCCTCTCAAAACGCGTGCTGACGGAGCTAGTGCGCGACGGCCGCGTGGCGGGCTGGGATGACCCGAGGATGCCGACGCTTGCAGGCCTGCGCCGACGGGGTGTGCCTCCGGAGGCGGTGCGTCGATTCATATGCGGAGTCGGAGTTTCGAAGGCCAACAGCATGGTCGACGACGGTGTCCTGGACGCAGCGATCCGGAATGTCCTTAATGAGCGGGCTCCCCGACGACTGGCGGTGCTCAAGCCGCTCAAGGTGACAATTGAGAACTACTATGCCGGCCGGATAGAGGAGTTGGATGCTCCAAACCACCCGGCGAACCCGACCTTCGGGACGAGAGTCGTCCGGTTCTCCCGCGAGGTGTACATCGAGCAAGACGACTTCCACGAGGCGCCATCATATGGTTTCCGGCGCCTCGCGCCGGGTCGCGAGGTGAGGCTCCGGTACGCCTACCTCGTCACTTGCCATGATGTGGTGAAGGACGCAGCAGGCCGTGTGGTCGAGCTACGCTGCACCTACGACCCCGACAGCAGGAGTGGCGCCGGCGGGCGAAAGGTCGGGGCGACAATCCACTGGGTCAGCGCTGTAGATGCGTTGCCAGCAGAGGTCAGGCTCTACGGCCGGCTCTTCTCAGCAGCGAGTCCGAGCCTGACGGACCTCGCAGCGGACCTCGACCCGCATTCCCTGCAAACGCTAAGCGGCTGCCTCGTCGAGCGTGCAACCGGCTCTGATCCCCATGGCCAAGCATTACAGTTTGAGCGCCAAGGCTACTTCACTCACGACGACGATTCCTGCCCAGAGAAGCTGGTCTTCAATCGAACCGCCTCGTTGCGCGAGAGCCCGGGAAAGCCACAGCCCCCTCGGAGTAACTCCTTGCTACAACCCAGGCAGCGCCGTACTGTCTGA
- a CDS encoding NADP-dependent oxidoreductase — protein MKAIVVTDQAAGTAGMKLAKRPEPQAAINDVVVQIHASGFVPTELTWPPTWTDRLDRDRTPSIPGHELAGVVTALGYGTTGLSVGQRVFGLADWYRDGTLAEYVAIEARNLAPLPGDVDFTVGASLPISGLTAWQGLFEHGRLHAGQSVLAHGAAGAVGSMVTQLAREAGAYVIGTGRAADRQKALDFGAQEFVDLDNNVLEDVGGVDLVFDVIGGDIQKRSAGLIRTGGTLVSIVGPTEARPADGLAVDFVVESDRAQLSEIVQRVRDGRLRTNIGIVSTLDDAVAAFNPTERRNGKTIIRVRP, from the coding sequence ATGAAGGCGATCGTTGTGACGGACCAGGCTGCGGGAACGGCCGGGATGAAGCTGGCGAAGCGGCCCGAGCCGCAGGCGGCGATAAACGACGTCGTCGTTCAGATTCATGCGTCGGGATTCGTCCCGACTGAGCTAACGTGGCCCCCGACCTGGACCGATCGCCTCGACCGTGACCGAACACCGTCGATCCCCGGCCACGAGCTGGCCGGAGTGGTCACCGCTCTCGGCTACGGCACGACGGGACTGTCGGTCGGACAGCGAGTGTTCGGCCTCGCCGACTGGTATCGCGACGGCACCCTGGCGGAGTATGTGGCCATCGAGGCACGCAACCTCGCGCCGCTGCCGGGCGACGTCGACTTCACGGTGGGCGCGAGCCTGCCGATCTCAGGCCTAACCGCGTGGCAGGGACTGTTCGAGCACGGCCGTCTTCACGCGGGGCAGAGCGTCCTCGCGCACGGCGCGGCCGGCGCAGTCGGGTCGATGGTGACGCAACTCGCACGAGAGGCCGGCGCTTACGTCATCGGCACCGGACGCGCCGCCGACCGTCAGAAGGCGCTCGACTTCGGCGCGCAGGAGTTCGTCGACCTTGACAACAACGTCCTTGAAGACGTCGGCGGAGTCGATCTGGTGTTCGATGTCATCGGCGGCGACATCCAGAAGCGGTCCGCAGGCCTGATTCGAACCGGAGGAACGCTGGTGTCCATCGTCGGGCCGACCGAGGCGCGGCCCGCCGACGGTCTGGCGGTCGACTTCGTTGTCGAGTCCGATCGTGCCCAACTGAGTGAGATCGTCCAGCGGGTGCGGGACGGACGACTGCGGACGAACATCGGCATCGTCTCGACCCTCGACGACGCTGTCGCCGCCTTCAACCCGACCGAGCGACGCAACGGGAAGACAATCATCCGCGTTCGTCCGTGA
- a CDS encoding DUF983 domain-containing protein → MATTVEGNVGSHDNDWTSAETAAGRNVSLSLWRGVRGRCPRCGRGRLFCAFLKIDDRCSVCRLDFTGHRADDLPAYLVIVIVGHIVVPVILWIEVDYAPSLAFQLGIYLPITALASIVLLQPVKGAVVALQWALRMHGFGAHPPDELQA, encoded by the coding sequence ATGGCCACGACAGTTGAAGGCAATGTTGGAAGTCACGACAACGACTGGACGTCTGCAGAGACTGCCGCGGGGCGTAACGTTAGCCTCTCCCTTTGGAGGGGCGTTCGAGGAAGGTGCCCGCGCTGCGGGCGCGGTCGCCTGTTTTGTGCGTTTCTCAAAATCGACGACCGCTGCTCTGTCTGCCGCCTCGATTTCACCGGCCACCGAGCCGACGACCTGCCGGCCTACTTAGTGATTGTCATCGTCGGACACATCGTGGTCCCCGTGATTCTCTGGATCGAGGTGGACTATGCACCGTCGCTGGCGTTTCAGCTTGGCATCTATCTTCCGATTACGGCCTTGGCCTCGATAGTTCTCCTGCAGCCGGTCAAGGGTGCCGTCGTGGCGCTGCAATGGGCGCTCAGGATGCATGGCTTCGGCGCGCACCCGCCCGACGAACTCCAGGCGTGA
- a CDS encoding efflux RND transporter permease subunit, giving the protein MNLGRLSINQPILAMVLSIVLLIVGAIAYRTLPVAEYPEVVPPTVVVTAQYPGASAQTISDTVAAPIEQQINGVEDMLYMYSQATSNGQLTITITFKLGTDLDKAQVLVQNRVAIAQPQLPEEVQRNGVVTKKDSPDILMVVFMLSPDDSLDQLYISNYALLQVRDQLLRLDGIGDIQIFGARDYSMRLWLDPDKIANLGLTSNDVVAAVRAQNLQIAGGQLASPPIADRAFQPNLTFVGRLKDPSQFEDIVVKSGQDGRIVRLRDVARIELGALDYSTNSFLFRKSAVALRVTQRPGSNALATAKGIKDTMEKLKVGFPKGLDYNIGYNPTEFIRQSISELIKTIYEAMALVVVVVLVFLQGWRPAIIPIVAIPVSLVGTFAAMAALGYGINNLTLFGLVLAVGIVVDDAIVVVENVERHLAQGLSRRDAALKTMEEVGGALVSIALVLCAVFVPTAFLGGITGQFFQQFAVTIAVATAISCFCSLTLSPALASQILLPHAEKRPPAAWNFIARGWEWFTSLFNRGFDWLSHFYADVARFVIRHRVVMLLVYMVLIGSAGWLLVTTPQGYIPPQDRGYVIISAQLPGAASLARTTEIVRRIESIALDTPGISHIAVFAGLSGATRTQASNSAALFPVFEEPEVRLKKGLNAQVITADLRKRLSAIEGAFIIVIPPPPIPGIGTGGGFTMRIQDRQGRGPKLLAAATDELVAAARKSPLLLAPTVFSPFSANTPQVFVNIDQVRAQKLGVPIQNITDTIQTYFGSTYVNDFNLFGRTYHVTAQADLPFRKERPDLARLRTRNANADTVMLGSVVDFKDVSGPDRVARYNLYPAAELQGEGLPGTSSATAIAVMKKLAENTLPSGFSFEWTDLSYQQVTGGNTGLFVFPICVLFVYLVLAAQYGSWSLPFSVILIVPMCLLAATIGVRIMGQDVNILTQIGFIVLVGLAAKNAILIVEFARDIELEGKPRLEAVIEACRLRLRPILMTSFAFILGVLPLVISTGSGSEMRQAVGVAVFFGMLGVTLFGLIFTPIFYMVVRDLAEGKNERKPTRTTAAAAE; this is encoded by the coding sequence ATGAATCTCGGGCGTCTTTCCATCAATCAGCCCATTTTGGCGATGGTGCTGTCGATCGTGCTCCTGATCGTGGGAGCGATCGCCTACAGAACGTTGCCCGTCGCAGAATATCCGGAAGTGGTACCGCCGACCGTGGTAGTGACCGCGCAATATCCGGGCGCCTCCGCGCAGACCATCTCGGATACCGTCGCCGCTCCCATCGAGCAGCAGATCAACGGCGTCGAGGACATGCTGTACATGTACAGCCAGGCGACCTCGAATGGCCAGCTTACCATCACCATCACCTTCAAGCTCGGCACTGATCTCGACAAGGCGCAGGTGCTGGTGCAGAACCGTGTAGCAATTGCGCAGCCGCAATTGCCGGAGGAGGTGCAGCGCAATGGCGTCGTCACCAAGAAGGACTCGCCCGACATCCTCATGGTCGTGTTCATGCTGTCGCCCGACGATTCGCTCGACCAGCTATACATCTCCAACTATGCGTTGCTGCAGGTGCGCGACCAGTTGCTGCGGCTTGACGGCATCGGCGACATCCAGATCTTCGGCGCGCGCGATTATTCGATGCGGCTGTGGCTCGATCCCGACAAGATCGCGAATCTCGGCCTGACTTCGAACGATGTGGTTGCGGCGGTCCGCGCCCAGAACCTGCAGATTGCGGGCGGCCAGCTTGCGAGCCCACCGATTGCCGACCGCGCCTTCCAGCCGAATCTAACCTTCGTTGGCCGGCTGAAGGATCCGTCCCAATTCGAGGACATCGTCGTCAAATCGGGCCAGGACGGCCGCATCGTGCGCCTGCGCGACGTGGCGCGGATCGAGCTCGGCGCGCTCGACTATTCCACCAACAGCTTCCTGTTCCGCAAGTCAGCGGTGGCGTTGCGGGTGACGCAGCGGCCAGGGTCGAACGCGCTGGCGACTGCCAAGGGCATCAAGGACACGATGGAAAAGCTGAAGGTCGGCTTCCCCAAGGGGCTCGACTACAATATCGGCTACAACCCCACCGAGTTCATCCGGCAGTCCATCAGCGAGCTGATCAAGACGATCTATGAAGCGATGGCACTGGTTGTCGTCGTGGTTCTGGTGTTCCTGCAGGGCTGGCGTCCGGCGATCATCCCAATCGTGGCGATCCCGGTGTCGCTGGTTGGTACCTTTGCGGCCATGGCAGCCCTCGGCTATGGCATCAACAATCTCACGCTGTTCGGACTTGTGCTCGCGGTTGGCATCGTGGTCGATGACGCCATTGTCGTGGTCGAGAATGTCGAGCGGCATCTCGCGCAAGGCTTGAGCCGGCGCGATGCCGCGCTGAAGACGATGGAGGAGGTCGGCGGTGCGCTGGTGTCGATCGCGCTGGTGTTGTGCGCTGTGTTCGTGCCGACCGCGTTTCTCGGTGGCATTACCGGGCAGTTCTTCCAGCAGTTCGCGGTCACCATAGCGGTCGCGACAGCAATCTCCTGCTTCTGTTCACTGACCCTGTCGCCGGCACTGGCTTCGCAGATCCTCCTTCCGCACGCGGAGAAGCGGCCACCGGCTGCCTGGAATTTTATCGCGCGCGGCTGGGAATGGTTTACCAGTCTGTTCAACCGCGGCTTTGATTGGCTGTCGCATTTTTATGCTGACGTCGCACGCTTCGTGATCCGGCATCGCGTGGTGATGCTGCTCGTCTATATGGTCCTGATCGGCAGCGCCGGCTGGCTGCTTGTCACCACGCCCCAAGGCTACATTCCGCCACAGGATCGCGGCTACGTGATCATATCCGCGCAATTGCCAGGCGCGGCATCGCTGGCGCGGACCACCGAGATCGTTCGCAGGATCGAGAGCATCGCGCTCGATACGCCTGGAATTTCGCATATTGCGGTCTTTGCAGGTCTGTCTGGAGCGACCCGCACACAGGCGAGCAACTCGGCGGCGTTGTTTCCGGTGTTCGAAGAACCGGAGGTGCGCCTCAAGAAGGGACTGAACGCGCAGGTGATCACGGCGGATCTGCGCAAGCGGCTGTCGGCCATCGAAGGTGCGTTCATCATCGTGATCCCGCCACCGCCGATCCCCGGCATCGGCACCGGCGGCGGCTTCACCATGCGCATCCAGGACCGGCAAGGCCGTGGTCCGAAGCTGCTGGCGGCGGCGACCGACGAACTCGTCGCAGCGGCGCGCAAGTCGCCGCTGCTCCTCGCCCCTACTGTGTTCTCGCCGTTCTCCGCGAACACGCCGCAGGTCTTCGTCAACATCGATCAAGTCAGGGCGCAGAAGCTCGGCGTTCCCATCCAGAACATTACCGACACGATCCAGACCTATTTCGGCTCGACCTATGTCAACGACTTCAACCTGTTCGGCCGCACCTATCACGTCACCGCGCAGGCCGACCTGCCGTTCCGGAAGGAGCGTCCTGATCTTGCGCGGTTGCGGACCCGCAATGCCAATGCCGACACGGTGATGCTCGGCAGCGTCGTAGATTTCAAGGACGTCTCGGGTCCCGATCGCGTCGCCCGCTACAATCTCTATCCGGCGGCCGAGCTGCAGGGCGAAGGCTTGCCCGGGACGAGTTCGGCGACGGCGATCGCCGTTATGAAGAAGCTCGCCGAGAATACACTGCCGAGTGGCTTTTCCTTCGAATGGACCGACCTGTCCTATCAGCAGGTCACCGGCGGCAACACCGGATTGTTCGTGTTCCCGATCTGCGTGCTGTTCGTCTATCTGGTTCTGGCCGCGCAATACGGGAGCTGGAGCTTGCCGTTTTCCGTCATCCTGATCGTGCCGATGTGCTTGCTTGCCGCCACTATCGGGGTGCGCATCATGGGCCAGGACGTCAACATCCTCACACAGATCGGCTTCATTGTGCTGGTGGGATTGGCCGCCAAGAACGCGATCCTGATCGTCGAGTTCGCGCGGGACATCGAGCTCGAGGGCAAACCGCGCCTGGAGGCGGTGATCGAGGCTTGCCGGTTGCGACTGCGGCCGATCCTGATGACCTCGTTCGCCTTCATCCTCGGCGTGCTACCGCTGGTGATCTCCACCGGCTCCGGATCGGAGATGCGCCAGGCGGTCGGCGTCGCCGTCTTCTTCGGCATGCTCGGCGTCACGCTATTCGGCCTGATCTTCACGCCGATCTTCTACATGGTGGTGCGCGACCTCGCGGAAGGCAAGAACGAGCGCAAGCCGACGCGGACGACGGCGGCTGCAGCGGAGTGA
- a CDS encoding (2Fe-2S)-binding protein, whose product MAFMLKINGTPHEVDVDGDTPLLWVLRDVLGMTGTKFGCGKALCGACTVHVDGAATRSCITTVDSVGESAVTTIEAIGQTPQGAALQKAWLELEVVQCGYCQSGQIMSAAALLKDTPKPTDHDIDAGMSGNVCRCGTYQRIRAAIKHAAGA is encoded by the coding sequence ATGGCTTTCATGTTAAAGATCAACGGCACACCCCATGAGGTTGACGTCGACGGCGACACCCCGCTGCTGTGGGTGCTGCGCGACGTGCTCGGCATGACCGGGACCAAGTTCGGTTGCGGCAAGGCGCTGTGCGGCGCCTGCACCGTGCATGTCGACGGCGCGGCGACGCGGTCCTGCATCACCACGGTCGACAGCGTCGGCGAGAGCGCGGTCACCACGATCGAGGCGATCGGCCAGACGCCGCAGGGCGCGGCCTTGCAGAAGGCGTGGCTGGAGCTGGAGGTGGTGCAGTGCGGCTACTGCCAGTCCGGCCAGATCATGTCGGCGGCGGCGCTGCTGAAGGACACGCCGAAGCCGACCGATCACGACATCGACGCCGGCATGTCAGGCAATGTGTGCCGTTGCGGCACGTATCAGCGCATCCGCGCTGCGATCAAGCACGCCGCGGGAGCTTGA
- a CDS encoding xanthine dehydrogenase family protein molybdopterin-binding subunit: MDGPILRERIAEETAVSRRAFLHGTGLLLGFALTGASTASVFAAPASRVVENDVTGTFAPNGFIRINPTGAVTLIMPMAEMGQGVYTALSMLLAEELEVELDQIQVQHAPANDALYANTFLHIQTTGASSSVRAFWTPLRQAGAVGRNLLIATAAKRWNVDPATCHAKNGIVFNASGSKHLSYGELAKAAAKLPMPPAASVRLKDPKAFTLIGTRAKRVDSSIKVDGRALYGIDARLPGMKVAAVAISPVLGGKAKTVDEKAALAVKGVRQVVNIDEAVAVVADHMGAAKKGLEAAAITWDDGPNGTVNNADIVKQLEEESKKPGAVARRDGDAGKTLAQAAQRLEAVYQVPFLAHAAMEPMNCTVHLQKDRCDVWVGTQAISLTQSLVAELSGLPRDAIKIHNHLIGGGFGRRLEADGTVLAVKIAKHVDGPVKVIWSREEDIQHDMYRPYYFDRLSAGLDAVGEPVAWTHRIAGSSIAARYIPYWFKDGLDLDAVEAAAKPPYALPNIHVDYVRVEPPGVRTAFWRGVGPTHNVFVVESFMDELAHAAKQDPVAYRKGLLGHNPRALGVLSLAAEKARWGSPLPARHGRGISVQFAFGSYLSQVAEVEVAADGSVKVKRIVCAVDCGMYVNPDTIEAQVEGGTLFGLTAALHGSITFKDGRVEQSNFDSYLPMRIDEVPVVETHLIKNAEAPGGIGEAPTAIVSAAVNNAIFAATGKRLRRLPFDTDLLKSSS, encoded by the coding sequence ATGGATGGGCCTATTCTGAGAGAGCGGATTGCCGAGGAAACAGCGGTGTCGAGGCGCGCCTTTCTTCATGGCACAGGTTTGCTGCTTGGTTTTGCGCTGACCGGTGCAAGCACGGCGTCCGTCTTCGCGGCGCCTGCTTCGCGGGTGGTCGAAAACGATGTCACGGGTACTTTTGCGCCGAATGGATTTATACGGATCAATCCAACCGGCGCCGTGACCCTGATCATGCCGATGGCCGAGATGGGACAGGGGGTTTACACGGCGCTCTCAATGCTTCTGGCTGAAGAACTGGAAGTGGAGCTTGACCAGATTCAGGTTCAGCATGCGCCGGCAAATGATGCACTTTACGCCAACACGTTCCTGCACATTCAAACTACAGGTGCTTCCTCCTCCGTACGTGCCTTCTGGACGCCGCTGCGTCAGGCAGGCGCAGTGGGTCGTAATCTGCTGATTGCGACTGCTGCCAAGCGGTGGAATGTCGATCCAGCGACTTGCCATGCCAAGAACGGCATCGTGTTCAATGCGTCCGGCTCGAAGCATCTGAGCTACGGTGAACTTGCGAAGGCTGCAGCGAAATTGCCGATGCCGCCCGCAGCAAGTGTTAGGTTGAAGGATCCGAAGGCTTTCACCCTGATCGGCACGCGTGCCAAGCGCGTAGATTCATCGATAAAGGTCGATGGGCGCGCACTCTACGGCATCGACGCACGATTGCCGGGTATGAAGGTTGCCGCGGTTGCTATTTCGCCTGTGCTCGGTGGCAAGGCGAAAACGGTGGACGAGAAGGCTGCGCTGGCAGTGAAGGGCGTCCGGCAGGTGGTCAATATCGATGAAGCTGTTGCAGTCGTGGCGGATCACATGGGTGCGGCGAAGAAGGGGCTCGAGGCTGCCGCCATCACGTGGGACGATGGGCCGAATGGCACGGTTAACAACGCCGATATCGTCAAGCAATTGGAGGAGGAATCCAAAAAGCCGGGCGCAGTTGCCCGTAGAGATGGCGATGCAGGGAAGACTCTTGCTCAAGCGGCGCAACGGCTCGAAGCCGTCTATCAGGTGCCTTTCCTGGCCCATGCGGCGATGGAGCCGATGAACTGCACCGTTCATCTGCAGAAGGATCGTTGCGACGTTTGGGTCGGGACGCAGGCGATATCGCTCACGCAGTCTCTGGTCGCCGAACTCAGCGGTCTGCCAAGGGATGCGATCAAGATTCACAATCATCTGATTGGCGGTGGCTTCGGCCGAAGGCTGGAGGCCGATGGCACGGTGCTGGCCGTCAAGATCGCCAAGCACGTCGATGGCCCGGTGAAGGTGATCTGGAGCCGCGAGGAAGACATCCAGCACGATATGTATCGGCCGTACTACTTCGATCGACTGTCGGCCGGACTTGATGCGGTCGGCGAGCCGGTTGCCTGGACGCATCGGATCGCCGGCTCCTCAATCGCCGCTCGCTATATTCCCTATTGGTTCAAGGACGGATTGGATCTCGATGCCGTAGAAGCGGCGGCCAAGCCGCCATATGCGCTGCCCAATATCCACGTCGACTATGTCCGGGTCGAGCCCCCTGGTGTCCGGACGGCTTTCTGGCGCGGCGTCGGACCGACTCACAATGTTTTTGTGGTCGAAAGCTTCATGGATGAGCTCGCGCATGCCGCAAAGCAGGATCCTGTCGCTTATCGCAAGGGATTGCTCGGTCACAATCCGCGAGCGCTTGGTGTTCTGTCCCTTGCCGCGGAAAAAGCAAGGTGGGGATCACCACTTCCCGCACGGCATGGCCGCGGGATTTCGGTACAATTCGCATTTGGAAGTTACCTGTCGCAGGTCGCCGAGGTCGAAGTGGCGGCCGACGGCTCTGTCAAGGTAAAGCGGATCGTCTGTGCGGTTGATTGCGGCATGTACGTCAATCCGGATACGATCGAAGCACAGGTTGAGGGTGGAACGCTCTTCGGGCTGACCGCTGCGCTCCATGGGTCAATCACTTTCAAGGATGGACGCGTCGAGCAGAGCAATTTCGACAGCTATCTGCCGATGCGTATCGACGAGGTGCCGGTGGTGGAGACGCACTTGATCAAGAACGCAGAAGCTCCAGGTGGCATTGGTGAAGCTCCGACGGCCATTGTCAGTGCTGCGGTAAACAATGCGATCTTCGCCGCCACCGGGAAGCGCTTGCGCAGGCTGCCGTTCGACACGGATTTGCTGAAGTCGTCGTCATAG
- a CDS encoding efflux RND transporter periplasmic adaptor subunit, with translation MGLLVALALAGCDEKAQSQAAAPPPPSVTVAQPVKRSVTDWDEFTGRFEAIQEVQIRARVGGFVTNVEFKDGDMVHAGDLLYIIDPRPFEAVAEQANGQLADARAKTELAKRELDRGLKLVQTSAVSEQVVDQRRQALQAANAAETIAEGALKAAQLNVEFTHVVAPITGRVSRHLVSVGNLVSGSDNGASTLLTTIVSMDPIYIYFDVDEATHLKNNKLWFEGKRPSSRDTANPVQVTLTGETKPSHEGKMDFLDNRLDVSTGTLRSRAIIPNHDLSILPGQFGRVRLIGSSPYEALLLPDTAIATDQSRKIVFVVKDDDTVEARAVELGPLDEGQRVVRTGLKSEDRIIIDGIQRARVGAKVAPKKAESGGKKS, from the coding sequence ATCGGTCTGCTGGTCGCGCTCGCGCTCGCTGGCTGCGACGAGAAGGCGCAATCGCAGGCGGCCGCGCCTCCGCCGCCGTCGGTGACGGTGGCACAACCGGTCAAACGGAGCGTCACCGACTGGGACGAGTTCACCGGCCGCTTCGAGGCGATCCAGGAGGTTCAGATCCGTGCCCGCGTCGGCGGCTTCGTCACCAATGTCGAGTTCAAGGACGGCGACATGGTTCATGCCGGCGACCTCCTTTACATCATCGACCCGCGGCCGTTTGAGGCGGTGGCCGAGCAAGCCAATGGCCAGCTTGCCGATGCCCGGGCAAAGACGGAGCTTGCTAAGCGCGAGCTCGATCGCGGCCTGAAGCTTGTCCAGACCAGCGCTGTCTCCGAACAGGTCGTCGACCAGCGCCGCCAGGCCTTGCAGGCTGCGAACGCCGCTGAGACCATCGCTGAGGGTGCGCTGAAGGCAGCCCAACTCAATGTCGAGTTCACGCATGTGGTGGCGCCGATCACCGGTCGCGTCAGCCGCCATCTCGTCAGTGTCGGCAATCTCGTCAGCGGCAGTGACAATGGCGCATCCACATTGCTGACCACCATCGTCTCAATGGATCCCATCTACATCTATTTCGATGTCGATGAGGCGACACACCTGAAGAACAACAAACTGTGGTTCGAGGGCAAGAGGCCGAGCTCGCGCGACACGGCCAACCCCGTGCAGGTGACGCTCACCGGCGAGACGAAACCCTCGCATGAGGGCAAGATGGATTTCCTCGACAACCGGCTCGACGTGTCGACCGGCACGCTGCGCAGCCGCGCGATCATCCCCAACCACGATCTGTCCATTCTGCCCGGACAATTCGGTCGCGTGCGGCTGATCGGCTCCTCACCCTATGAAGCGTTGCTGTTGCCGGATACGGCGATCGCGACCGACCAGTCGCGCAAGATCGTATTCGTGGTGAAGGATGACGACACGGTGGAAGCGCGCGCGGTCGAGCTCGGGCCTTTGGATGAAGGCCAGCGCGTAGTCCGTACGGGCCTCAAGTCGGAAGATCGCATCATCATCGACGGCATCCAGCGGGCCCGCGTCGGCGCCAAGGTCGCACCGAAGAAGGCCGAGAGCGGCGGCAAGAAGTCATGA